The following coding sequences lie in one Chelmon rostratus isolate fCheRos1 chromosome 2, fCheRos1.pri, whole genome shotgun sequence genomic window:
- the LOC121613898 gene encoding 1,25-dihydroxyvitamin D(3) 24-hydroxylase, mitochondrial — MRAQIQKVPQIVELLRKKSVGLQHFKPTSSVCVLEEKDAVEAARCPHAASRAHSLDAIPGPTNWPLVGSLVELLRKGGLTRQHEALVDYHKKFGKIFRLKLGSFESVHIGAPCLLEALYRKEGSYPQRLEIKPWTAYRDLRDEAYGLLILEGKDWQRVRSAFQQKLMKPTEVVKLDRKINEVLVDFVGRIGKMNVNGKIEDLYFELNKWSFETICLVLYDKRFGLLQEKVNEEAMNFITAVKTMMSTFGMMMVTPVELHKSLNTKTWQDHTAAWDRIFSTAKVYIDKKLKRNAVRAPDDLIGDILHHSCLSKKELYAAITELQIGGVETTANSMLWAIFNLSRNPGAQRKLLEEIREVVAPGQDPCGEHIKSMPYLKACLKESMRLSPSVPFTSRTLDKDTVLGDYAIPKGTVLMINSHALGSNEEYFDDGKQFKPERWLRENGTINPFAHVPFGIGKRMCIGRRLAELQLQLAMCWLVRDYEIVATDNEPLDVIHSGLLVPNRELPVAFIRR; from the exons ATGAGGGCGCAGATTCAAAAAGTTCCTCAGATTGTTGAGTTGCTGAGGAAGAAGTCTGTAGGGCTGCAGCACTTCAAACCAACATCCTCAGTGTGCGTCCTGGAGGAGAAGGATGCTGTGGAGGCTGCGCGCTGCCCTCACGCTGCGTCGAGAGCGCACAGCCTGGACGCGATCCCGGGACCCACCAACTGGCCCCTGGTGGGCAGCCTGGTTGAACTTCTCCGGAAAGGAGGCCTGACAAGACAACACGAAGCACTG GTTGATTATCATAAGAAATTCGGCAAGATTTTCCGGCTGAAGCTGGGCTCTTTTGAGTCGGTGCACATTGGCGCACCTTGCTTGCTGGAGGCGCTCTATCGGAAGGAGGGAAGTTACCCTCAGAGGCTGGAGATCAAACCCTGGACAGCATACAGAGACCTGAGAGACGAGGCGTACGGACTCCTCATCCT GGAGGGGAAGGACTGGCAGAGGGTGAGGAGCGCTTTTCAGCAGAAGCTCATGAAACCGACAGAGGTGGTGAAGCTTGATCGCAAAATAAACGAG GTGTTGGTAGACTTCGTTGGCAGAATTGGAAAAATGAACGTCAATGGAAAGATTGAAGACTTGTACTTCGAGCTGAATAAATGGTCGTTTGAGA CCATTTGTCTCGTCCTCTATGACAAGAGATTTGGTCTTCTGCAAGAGAAAGTCAACGAGGAGGCCATGAACTTCAtcacagctgtgaaaaca ATGATGAGCACCTTTGGCATGATGATGGTCACACCGGTGGAGCTCCACAAGAGCCTCAACACCAAAACATGGCAGGACCACACAGCCGCATGGGACCGCATTTTCAGcacag CCAAAGTTTACATAGACAAGAAGTTGAAGAGGAACGCCGTCAGAGCTCCCGATGACCTGATCGGTGACATCTTACATCACAGCTGTCTCTCTAAGAAGGAGCTTTACGCCgccatcacagagctgcagatcgGAGGAGTCGAGACG ACCGCCAACAGCATGCTGTGGGCTATTTTCAACCTGTCGCGTAACCCCGGCGCccagaggaagctgctggaggagattAGAGAGGTGGTAGCTCCCGGCCAAGACCCATGTGGAGAGCACATCAAGAGCATGCCTTACCTCAAGGCCTGCCTCAAGGAATCTATGAG GTTATCGCCATCAGTCCCATTCACCAGCAGGACCCTGGACAAAGACACTGTGTTGGGAGATTATGCCATTCCCAAAGGA ACAGTTTTAATGATAAACAGCCACGCTCTGGGCTCTAACGAGGAGTACTTCGACGACGGGAAGCAGTTCAAACCTGAGCGCTGGCTGCGGGAGAACGGCACCATCAACCCCTTTGCCCACGTTCCCTTCGGCATCGGAAAGAGGATGTGCATCGGCCGACGGCTGgcggagctgcagctgcagctggctaTGTGCTGG CTGGTCAGAGACTACGAGATTGTGGCAACAGACAATGAGCCGCTTGACGTGATCCATTCAGGACTTTTGGTCCCCAACAGAGAACTGCCTGTTGCCTTCATCAGGAGATGA